The Engystomops pustulosus chromosome 3, aEngPut4.maternal, whole genome shotgun sequence region gggGAGGAGCATCATCagaacttcctgtcatgtgcccagAGTGACGTTATCCAAGGTCCTGTGTTATCAATAACATGTAGCCTGATGTGACCGGTCGCATGACTGTGATATTACCGCAGGTCCTGCAGCCACTAGGAGGTCCTGTGCAGGTCAGTGATTGGGATTTGTAGTCGGGGTCGTCTTAGTGTTTAGCTGCGCAGCTTATTATAGAGGAGgcagagatttgcctaattacagctgttaacatttgcgtttacaaaacacagacATTAACGCATCTTTAATAGATGCATTAACAAAACGTGTGTTAACACTGGcattaacattatgttaacacaaAATTTTGGTCCCTTAACGCTTCCCCCTATCTTGATAATGCCCTCAATCTCCTTATCTTACTATAATCGTCCGGGTGATTTGGGGTCATTAGTTGCCTGATAATGCTCAGTTATAACCAAGGAAATGTCTATTTTATAGAAAACTATTAACCCCCCATTATATCGCGTCTCCCTGTACACCAGGGGCTGGTTTTACTGAGACACAAGTGTGAGCTTCACTGACATTGTTAGTTCACAGGTATTTCCAAAGCTTCCATGTACTCGCTCCTGTCTACCAAATATATTCACcagggatggagcaggacagaaccacggctgcccggatcctggacctcaccctagagatcatctactggataactggagaggtgagagtctcccaggacacggctcttatctctaggaatacaacagggaaatgactggagaggtgaaggattcttaggatctatgtagtgatcagtgtctccccatacacaggattacacagtagtgaagaagtcgtctggtgagtgtgtgaccccccgtgtatcaggaggatggacccagggccccatcacccagcctccacctcattcactgatacatgagcagaagatcctagaacttacctccaggatcactgagctgctgagcggagaggtgagcgctgccgggaatgctgggacatgatataataacacaagggaggggtccgggtgatgactgtgtcattgtgtgtgtcaggttcctataagatgtcaggatgtggctgtctatttctccatggaggagtgggagtatgtagaaggacacaaggacctgtacaaggaggtcatgatggaggaccaccagcccctcacatcaccaggtaatagaTTATATCCACACGTCTGATCATTATCTGTCAGTACAGaatgaattcagtctctggatgtttcctacagatCTATACAATGAGGAGATATCAgcggagagatgtccccgtcctcttCTTCCACAGGATTGTCCAGAAGAAGATCCCATGGAgtatcaggtagatggagatgtTCCTGTATTATCAGCAGATGGAAGTGATCAGGTCTTGTTTTTACATTAATAGTTTAAAGTTGGATATGTTAGGGTTGGAGCTGAGCATAAATGTGGCCAGGATCTCCTCAGAACATCCATAAATGTATAGAAAATTCACAAAAACAGGATTTATTTGTGACATTCATGCAATGTCTGTTCATGAGGAAGCCATGAACCGGGATGGAGGAGACAATGCCGGGAAGGGTTATTTCATCCTCCGGTGCCGGCTCTTTCTCTCCAGGCTTCTGTCATATATTTACCTAGATTGTAGAACATAGACGTAGGGTTCACCTGCTTATCAAGGGCGcggctttaaaggacatcaacccccaggatgaaggattgtaaaccaagcactgccatgctggtgtgtgccccctttggaggAAAATATGGAAATCCATAAAGAGAAGGTAGTGAGCCCTGACAGACGCTGGTGGTGGGAATAAGGTCCTAGCAGGTGTACAACATTTGTCCCTTTATCTCTCTCACCTAAATTTAAAGCCTGGCCACCTACCTGTGCTAAATCtatgtgtacaggaggtttttgatTCAGGCATTGAGTCGCCATATGATCTTTGTATTCAGCTTCTCCAAAATCTGCAGCTGTTCAAGCTCAGGCAGCGCCGTCTGTTGTCTCATTTTGCTCATGAATGGTCCTTCCGGGTCCTGTCAAATGCTCCACGTGCCTGATCCGACTCCTACTTCTACAATCTCTTTTTTTCTCTCACTCAGGATAAAGATCTGAATAATCTTGATATATTGTCCATTATAATCAAAGAAGAAGAGACAGATGTGAGCGGTGATGAAGAGTGTAAGGAGGACGCCCCTACTGATAACCCCCCAGGTGAGTGACCGCCACTACATGAGGTCGTTCACACGGCCATAATGTGGACATATCTTACCATATCATGGGACAGAGTGACTGGCTTGTAGTGTGGCCTAGCCCCAGGATATGACACAGGTGGCCTGGTCCAGGAgaacaggcctcatccacacccatcgGGGCCAATGAGGGGACGCAAGATGAGGGGAAGGCCGTGGTGTAGTCAATAGATCCCCCTGCAGCACTCCTGCTGTGTGTGGTAATAGATCCCTGGGCAGATGGTGAAGAGGAGGCCCATTGTGTTAGCAGCAGCAAGGGATCACATGAAGAGAcagaaatttagaaaaattctcagTCTATTTAATGGCAGACGGTCCACCAGCAGGTAACAGACTGTAAAACGGCtcttcctgcagtcacacacaAGATGGTGGATTGGTTTCCTGTGGAGTGGAATTCCGAATTTGGGAGCCCCTGAGCCCTAATGCCACTATCGGAGAGTTGACTAGTAGGAACAAGATTGGTTTGGTGCCTGGGCATCAAGGTATCTGCCCATATGAAATGCTAAAGGAAAAAGACCGAGAGCCTTAGAATGAACTTCTATTTTTAGACTTTTGCAGAGTTAAATCTAAAGCATGCTGAGCCACCAACCAATCACCAGCCTGGGATTCTGCGTGGACGATAACAAATGTTGTAACATAACCTATGCATCACATGTTAACCCTTCAGTAATAGGCATATTGTAATGCAGGtgtcaatacaggcagtctccgagttacatacaagatagggactacaggtttgtatttaagttgaatttgtatgtaagtcagatttggtatattttataaatgcacAGTAACTCCAGACACTTTAGCTTCCCATGAAAAATTCCCGCCCTGCTATGGCTAGATCCCCCACAGCCTATTTTCgggtaactaaggatgcattcTCAGTTATCCGCATCCTCCAGTTCTTTGCTACTACCAGTGGCTTGTATTGCGCTGGTATTGAGGAGAAGCGTTGTACCCGACCTTCGTTAAATTCTCCCTCCGCAAGGACGTGGTTGCACAATACTAGCGACTTGTACAGCTCTTTCATGCGCATAAAGAATAAGCCACTTGTATCGCGTGACTGCATCCTTAGTTAACACTCCCACCACTGGTATCACTAAGGAGGTGGCGGTCGCGAGATACCAGCGGCACACAGAAGCGCTGCACAAGCGTGTGATTCTACGAGGGAACTCCGGGTATATAGGTGCACCTGCGATCCGAGAACGGGCCACCCCTAGATACAAATTGGGTCCTTGGTAGTGCATGCACGGGTGAGGACCCAGTTCGTATCTAGGGGTGGTTCGTAACTCGAAACGTGGTAAGTTGGGGACTAACTATTAGTTAGATATCAAACCAATGAAACTCCAGAATTAAAGAGAAAGGGAGTCTAAAGGTAACATGGGAGAGCAGGCCAAAACCTTTCCAGCCGACCAGGAGACCAAGTGGAGCTAAATTTAGTAATGACCCGTCCACCGGGACATTACAGAACCAGAGGGTGAGAAACTTGTTTTCTTCTGAAAGTCGACCACTTTGGGTAATGCCTTTAATAATTTAATTTGGGCAAATTCTTTCCTAAGTCTATGGAAACTGTTTCCAAAAGTATCATTATAATCTGTGTTCTATTCGGCAGATGTCAGTATCGGGAGCTCGGAGGAAAGACTCATAACTTCATATGTTATAACAGAGGATTGTGAAATCAAACAAGAACCAGATGATGATCCTGACTTTCCCCCCGATGTGCCCCCAGCCCATCACCGCACAGATCTGTCGTCTGATCCGACCCAAGTCCGGTCTCCAGATCCATCACAAAATATTTCTAGAGATAAAACTCACAGAACGGCTCAACATCAAACGGCTCACAATCTGCCAAATTCGGATTATAACAAATATTTGACCTCATCACTAAATGCACATAAACAAATTCTGGCAGGGGAGACGAAACGGTCACGTGCGGGATGTAAGAGCGATATTAAAAACGCATCAAGTCTGAATAGAAATCCAAAAACTCCCACGGGGGGAAAGCCGTTCCAGTGCCCACAATGTGCGAAAGTGTTCAGCCACAAGTCGGCTCTTACTTATCacctgagaattcacacaggagagacgcCGTTTcagtgttcagaatgtgggaaaggttATAAACGGAAATCGGATCTGGTtatccatcagagaattcacacgggggagaagcccttcTCGTGTCCGGAGTGCGGGAAATGCTTTAATGTACAGTCacatcttgc contains the following coding sequences:
- the LOC140120879 gene encoding uncharacterized protein, coding for MFPTDLYNEEISAERCPRPLLPQDCPEEDPMEYQDKDLNNLDILSIIIKEEETDVSGDEECKEDAPTDNPPDVSIGSSEERLITSYVITEDCEIKQEPDDDPDFPPDVPPAHHRTDLSSDPTQVRSPDPSQNISRDKTHRTAQHQTAHNLPNSDYNKYLTSSLNAHKQILAGETKRSRAGCKSDIKNASSLNRNPKTPTGGKPFQCPQCAKVFSHKSALTYHLRIHTGETPFQCSECGKGYKRKSDLVIHQRIHTGEKPFSCPECGKCFNVQSHLATHLKIHTGEKPFSCPECGKCFNKQSHLSRHIRIHTGEKPFSCTECGMSFNQNSMCIRHQLSHTRPFSCSDCDKRFSRKSLLTKHRDTHLKEKSVSCPPCEEPSSAKSQLGARERIHTGETSLIIHNV